The DNA segment CTGATGGATTACAAGTAGATTTATCAAAAAATACAAATGGTCTTACCCGCATATATTCTTTCTTAGCATAGCTTGCTGACCTTGATGCAACTTCGCTAGCTATATCTATTAGATTATATATAATTGGTGTTTTCTCTTTAGAAATTTGTTGACCAAAACTTTCAGAAAAATTTTCTGCTATCTCTTTTGTAGTATACCCAGCATCAATCTTTGCTTGAATATAGCGCTGAGTGGTTTTATTTTTAGATAAAAATGTCACTTGTGACATTGCTTTATCATTCATAAAAGCAATACTGTCAATAGCTGGAGGTGAAGGCAAAAGAGCTAAACTGTTTGGAATAGTAATTTTGTAGAGATTTATTAATTGTTGTGCATATAGATTAAATGAAAGAATTAATAATATAACTGTTAGAGTTAGTCTTTTGAACATTTATCTTATTATTTATTCAATAATTAATTTATATTACAATATTTATCGAAAAATTTTTATAAATTAAACACCAAAAAATATCAAAAAATTATTTTTCTGCTTCGATATGATATCTTCTAGGGAACGACTGGGTAGTTCTTGGTACAAATTTAATACAATAAAACTATATAACTAAAGTACATATACCACATATATAAAACATGCTGCCATGTCCTAAGAAATTGTTAATAGGTAAAATACTGATGCTAATATTACTGATGCCATACTATTCAAAAAATAGTGCTATACAGAGCCTTACTTCTAATAGTTCCTGGTAATAATTCTGACATAATCACCCAAATATAAGCACCAAGTCCAATAGCAAAAAAGAAAATAAAGCTAACCATTCCAGCAAAAGGGTTAGAAACCTTGAGTTTCACTATGCCTAATTAGCGACATAACTAAACCGGTTGCTATTAGTGATAATGAACCCATAAAAGTACCAAAATTGGCTATAAACACTGCTGTCAAAGTTGCTTAAAAGTTCATTGCAGTGATTGTAACACCTACAAGTATAGCGACATAATTAGAGCTAAGACCTGATTCTTTGAGTATTGTTGCTGAGAATTGTAATATACTATTAATACAATGTCATTTGTGCTAGGATTGCTGTTGTAAAAACAATTAACAAAGAACTAAATATTGTCTATGGCTTAGAGATTTTAAAACACTATCTTCTTGTTTAGATTTCTCAATAACTTCTTAGATTTCAGTTAATTCTCGTTGTGCGGAATTTTTCTTAAATATTTTATTAAGAACTCCCTCTGCTTCTTTATCTTTACCTACCAATACTAGCCATCTTGGTGATTTACATAAAAAATGAGCCAATATCTTTATTAATAAATAAGAAGGCACTATTTATAACCACCATATCATAACCATATAGTATTCCTCTCATAGCTGATAAGAAAATAATCATAGTTACCATGAGCTTCAATTTAATTTTAATATTGTTTAAATTTATTGATAAAATTAAACCGTTTCAGTAACTTTTTTAAAAAAATTGCTTGGATTATCTGGATTATATCCTATATGATAGTGCCAAATCGTTAACAATCAAATATAATTTTTGTAATAAAACTATTGTTTCTATCTTACCTGATAATATTTCCCATCAAAAATAATAATGTAATGGCTGTAGTAAATATTTGTGATACTTCTTGGTTTTTCTTTGTTAATTGCACATCGCACTTCTAGTTTGATTTATAACTAATATTGTTAGATTCTACAAAATTATTTGGAAGGCTATGCTCGCATCTGCTACTTCTAGATCAAGTATGGGGTAATATAGTATAATTGGTAGTGTTGCCACATTTGCCCCAACTATGGACACAACTCCAGGTATGAATGGCTGTACATCAGTATTAACAAATGGCTATTAATGCTACCGGCATTGGTATTACTTTCTCAACAGTATTACTAATTTCACTAATCTATATGCTAGCTTCACTTGGAGTCTAAGAGATACATAGTACAGCTTTTTGTTGCAGCTGGTGTAGTTTTCTCTTATTTTAGCTTGCTATGTGGTAGCTGATTGCTCTAATTTATAGGCGTTGATGCTATTATAGATAGCTTTAGGGCTCTACTTAATATTAACGGTAGCATGACAATAGCTATTATTGTTTGATAACACTACTAAAACTTTTTAGATTCATATATAGTGCTTCATGTAGTTATTTAGCTTCAAAAGCTATAATTTAACTACATGTCATACATATTTATAAAAAATTTCG comes from the Francisella persica ATCC VR-331 genome and includes:
- a CDS encoding acid phosphatase, whose product is MFKRLTLTVILLILSFNLYAQQLINLYKITIPNSLALLPSPPAIDSIAFMNDKAMSQVTFLSKNKTTQRYIQAKIDAGYTTKEIAENFSESFGQQISKEKTPIIYNLIDIASEVASRSASYAKKEYMRVRPFVFFDKSTCNPSGEKKLRNSGSYPSGHTTEGWAVALLLAEINPANQQQILKKGYEYGQSRIICGAHWPSDVQAGYLLGSAVFSALNANDDFRTLITQAKKELKIN
- a CDS encoding MFS transporter is translated as MKLKVSNPFAGMVSFIFFFAIGLGAYIWVIMSELLPGTIRSKALYSTIF
- a CDS encoding MFS transporter, with product MPSYLLIKILAHFLCKSPRWLVLVGKDKEAEGVLNKIFKKNSAQRELTEI